From a region of the Thermoplasmata archaeon genome:
- a CDS encoding winged helix-turn-helix domain-containing protein: MPEPLELVRMASSETRRQILRLLQQGFDHPEDLAKKLKIRRTSVDKQLLELFEWGLVDRAAVFPPNGRPRIVYLVTQRGKDLLDLLERVVKEYTSSFRADHDRELESLETKLAAGEIAEEMYFKKRKELEARYRSIL, encoded by the coding sequence GTGCCCGAACCGCTCGAGCTCGTCCGCATGGCGTCCTCCGAGACGCGTCGCCAAATCCTGCGGCTCCTCCAGCAAGGGTTCGACCATCCCGAGGACCTGGCGAAGAAGCTCAAGATCCGCCGCACGTCCGTGGACAAGCAGCTCCTCGAACTCTTCGAGTGGGGACTCGTGGACCGCGCGGCCGTCTTCCCGCCCAACGGAAGGCCGCGAATCGTGTACCTGGTGACCCAGCGCGGCAAGGATCTCCTGGACCTCCTCGAGCGGGTCGTCAAGGAATACACCTCCTCCTTCCGCGCTGACCACGACCGGGAGCTCGAGTCCCTGGAGACCAAGCTCGCGGCGGGGGAGATCGCGGAGGAGATGTACTTCAAGAAACGCAAGGAACTCGAGGCGCGGTATCGCTCAATCCTGTGA
- a CDS encoding nucleotide exchange factor GrpE: MKSEPSEAKEEVGEAARTPAAPPAEMPATTVPAQELEAERKKSAELLNRLKYLQADFENYRKQVARDTEAVVKFANEALLARLLPVLDDFDAAMAHLDGEASKGIQMVRENLWMALRAAGVEEIPAKGQQFDPYVHDALQQVSDPKLEDGVVKEVVRKGYRLPDRVLRPAQVIVVNNRGETHG, encoded by the coding sequence ATGAAGTCTGAACCTTCCGAGGCCAAGGAGGAGGTGGGCGAGGCGGCGCGGACACCCGCCGCGCCTCCCGCGGAGATGCCCGCAACGACGGTGCCCGCGCAGGAGCTCGAGGCCGAGCGCAAGAAGAGCGCGGAACTCCTGAACCGGCTCAAGTACCTCCAGGCGGACTTCGAGAACTACCGCAAGCAGGTGGCCCGCGATACGGAGGCCGTCGTCAAGTTCGCGAACGAGGCGCTCCTCGCGCGGCTCCTGCCCGTCCTCGACGACTTCGACGCGGCGATGGCCCACCTGGACGGCGAGGCTTCGAAGGGAATTCAGATGGTGCGGGAGAACCTGTGGATGGCGCTCCGAGCCGCCGGCGTCGAAGAGATTCCCGCGAAGGGCCAGCAGTTCGATCCCTACGTCCATGACGCCCTTCAGCAGGTGTCCGACCCGAAGCTCGAGGACGGCGTTGTGAAGGAGGTCGTGCGGAAAGGGTACCGTTTGCCCGACCGCGTCCTGCGTCCCGCGCAAGTCATTGTCGTCAACAACAGAGGTGAAACCCATGGCTAA
- a CDS encoding Hsp20/alpha crystallin family protein — translation MNQDADPDRDEVPRAVDRLPGRRHPTHSLPDPRHGTDPPALGPPSPTVEPLAERTPAAEVSQTPKHIYVTVELPGAPKDSLDIEATERTLTIDAPRVGAPAFHLEVDLPSAVDPESAKATYRNGILDVTLARIRRDGRDSHEV, via the coding sequence ATGAACCAGGACGCAGATCCGGATCGGGACGAAGTGCCGCGTGCGGTGGACCGCCTCCCCGGGCGGCGTCACCCCACCCACTCGCTCCCCGATCCGCGCCACGGGACCGATCCTCCGGCGCTCGGACCGCCTTCGCCCACGGTCGAGCCCCTCGCGGAGCGAACCCCCGCGGCCGAGGTCTCCCAGACGCCAAAGCACATCTACGTCACGGTCGAGCTGCCCGGCGCTCCGAAGGATTCGCTGGACATCGAGGCGACGGAACGGACGCTCACGATCGACGCGCCGCGTGTCGGGGCCCCGGCCTTCCATCTGGAGGTCGACCTGCCTTCCGCGGTCGACCCGGAATCGGCCAAGGCTACGTACCGGAACGGCATTCTCGATGTCACCCTCGCGCGAATCCGTCGAGACGGGAGGGACTCGCATGAAGTCTGA
- the dnaJ gene encoding molecular chaperone DnaJ produces the protein MAGPDYYATLGVPRGASKEDIKRAYRRLAKQYHPDLNKDNPKAAEEKFKEVSEAYEVLADDEKRRIYDQFGADGLKQQVWGGQGFDWTRFTHAADVEDIFGRDFFDAFFRSSGFGGSGLFEQLFGGGVARPRGPASGRSLRVDAEVRLEDLLHDSRKEITLRAPHPCPACQGTGAEGGKLVTCQTCQGRGQVSSSQRRGYSQFVTITPCPRCQGRGKWPETPCRRCAGAGRIEETKTVAVEIPAGAPDGLQLRVPGRGEAGEAGAPPGDLYVVVHVAPHPTFERDEDDVLMTLPITYPQAVLGAEIEIPTLEGTARLRIPPGTQSHSLLRLRGKGLPHLRGGGRGDQLARVVITTPDKVSSEERALLQRLAELEGNGNVRRGRFDRFRNA, from the coding sequence ATGGCGGGACCGGACTACTATGCGACGCTCGGCGTCCCTCGCGGGGCGTCCAAGGAGGACATCAAGCGAGCCTACCGAAGGCTCGCCAAGCAGTACCATCCCGACCTGAACAAGGACAATCCCAAGGCCGCCGAGGAGAAGTTCAAGGAGGTCTCCGAGGCCTACGAGGTCCTTGCCGACGACGAGAAGCGGCGCATCTACGACCAGTTCGGGGCGGACGGCCTCAAGCAGCAGGTCTGGGGCGGCCAGGGATTCGACTGGACCCGGTTCACCCATGCCGCGGACGTCGAGGACATCTTCGGTCGGGACTTCTTCGACGCGTTCTTCCGGAGCAGTGGCTTCGGCGGGAGCGGCCTCTTCGAACAGCTCTTCGGTGGAGGCGTGGCACGGCCGCGCGGGCCCGCGTCGGGGCGCTCCCTGCGCGTGGACGCGGAGGTCCGCCTCGAGGACCTGCTCCACGATTCCCGGAAGGAGATCACCCTGCGCGCCCCCCATCCCTGCCCGGCCTGCCAGGGGACCGGCGCGGAGGGGGGCAAGCTCGTCACCTGCCAGACCTGCCAGGGGCGCGGCCAGGTGAGTTCGAGCCAGCGCCGCGGGTACAGCCAGTTCGTCACGATCACGCCTTGCCCGCGGTGTCAGGGACGGGGCAAGTGGCCCGAGACGCCCTGCCGCCGTTGCGCGGGTGCCGGGCGGATCGAGGAGACGAAGACCGTGGCCGTGGAGATCCCTGCGGGCGCCCCGGACGGCCTCCAGCTTCGGGTTCCCGGACGCGGCGAGGCCGGCGAGGCGGGCGCCCCTCCGGGCGATCTCTACGTGGTCGTCCACGTGGCGCCCCATCCCACGTTCGAGCGGGACGAGGACGACGTGCTCATGACCCTCCCGATTACGTATCCCCAAGCCGTCCTCGGCGCCGAGATCGAGATCCCGACCCTGGAGGGGACCGCCCGCCTCCGGATCCCGCCCGGAACGCAGTCCCACTCGCTTCTGCGGCTCCGAGGGAAAGGGCTCCCTCATCTCCGGGGTGGAGGCCGGGGCGACCAGCTAGCCCGCGTGGTCATCACCACGCCCGATAAGGTGTCCTCCGAGGAGCGGGCCCTCCTCCAGCGGCTGGCCGAGCTGGAAGGGAACGGGAACGTCCGGCGAGGGCGCTTCGATCGCTTTCGGAACGCCTAG
- the dnaK gene encoding molecular chaperone DnaK: protein MAKIIGIDLGTTNSEAAYMEGGTPKIIPSAEGSAYGGKMFPSVVALTKDGILVGEPAKRQAVLNPDRTVMQIKRKMGTDYKVRIDGKDYTPPEISAMILRKIRTDAEAFLGQKITQAVITVPAYFNDNQRQATKDAGKIAGLEVLRLVNEPTAAALAYGLDKKGEGKIAVLDLGGGTFDVTLMEMGEGVFEVVSTSGDTALGGMDMDNAVIQWLVSEFRSEHGIDLTGDKQALQRLRDAAEKAKIELTSAMETTINLPFIAQKGGQPVHLEKKLTRSKLEQLIEPVLARLDAPIRTAFSDAKWQFSDVNHIILVGGPTRMPVVRERFERILGRPAERTVDPMQCVALGAAIQGAVLSGEVKDIVLLDVTPLSLGVETQGGVFHKLIERNTTIPTKKSDIFTTAADGQTVVEVHVLQGERSMAADNISLGRFYLQGIPPAPRHIPQIEVAFDIDANGILNVSATDKATGKTEKLTIMAPQRMDQSKIDQAIRDAQSHAEEDRRRRELIEARNHGESLIYEMEKLLKEQAANVSEASKKDVQEKVEALRKVLPSEDISQLRRAIDDLNAAAQKMGAEMYQKGGAAAAPPPTGGPEGSGDSGDPGVVDANFEDVDKK from the coding sequence ATGGCTAAGATCATCGGAATCGACCTCGGGACCACGAATTCCGAGGCCGCGTACATGGAAGGGGGAACGCCCAAGATCATCCCGAGCGCGGAAGGCAGCGCGTACGGGGGGAAGATGTTCCCGTCCGTCGTGGCGCTCACGAAGGACGGCATCCTCGTGGGCGAGCCCGCGAAGCGCCAGGCCGTCCTGAACCCCGACCGCACGGTCATGCAGATCAAGCGGAAGATGGGGACCGACTACAAGGTCCGCATCGACGGGAAGGACTACACGCCTCCGGAAATCTCCGCGATGATCCTGCGGAAGATTCGCACCGATGCGGAGGCCTTCCTGGGCCAGAAGATCACGCAGGCCGTGATCACCGTGCCTGCGTACTTCAACGACAACCAGCGCCAGGCCACGAAGGACGCCGGGAAGATCGCGGGCCTGGAGGTCCTGCGGCTCGTGAACGAGCCGACGGCCGCCGCGCTCGCCTACGGACTGGACAAGAAGGGCGAGGGGAAGATCGCGGTCCTCGACCTCGGCGGCGGCACCTTCGACGTCACGCTCATGGAGATGGGCGAAGGGGTCTTCGAGGTCGTGAGCACGTCGGGCGACACCGCGCTCGGCGGCATGGACATGGACAACGCGGTCATCCAGTGGCTCGTCTCCGAGTTCCGCTCGGAGCACGGGATCGACCTCACGGGCGACAAGCAAGCGCTCCAGCGCTTGCGGGACGCCGCGGAGAAGGCCAAGATCGAGCTCACGAGCGCCATGGAGACCACGATCAACCTGCCGTTCATCGCCCAGAAGGGCGGCCAGCCCGTTCATCTGGAGAAGAAGCTCACCAGGTCCAAGCTCGAGCAGCTCATCGAGCCCGTCCTGGCCCGCCTCGATGCGCCCATCCGGACGGCGTTCAGCGACGCGAAGTGGCAGTTCTCCGACGTGAACCACATCATCCTCGTCGGCGGCCCGACCCGCATGCCCGTGGTCCGGGAGCGCTTCGAGCGCATCCTGGGAAGGCCCGCGGAGCGGACCGTGGACCCCATGCAGTGCGTCGCGCTCGGGGCCGCCATCCAGGGAGCCGTCCTCAGCGGTGAGGTCAAGGACATCGTCCTCCTCGACGTGACCCCTCTGAGCCTCGGCGTGGAGACCCAGGGCGGCGTGTTCCACAAGCTCATCGAGCGGAACACGACCATCCCGACGAAGAAGAGCGATATCTTCACGACCGCGGCGGACGGACAGACGGTCGTCGAGGTCCACGTGCTCCAGGGAGAGCGCTCCATGGCGGCCGACAACATCAGCTTGGGCCGGTTCTATCTCCAAGGCATCCCGCCCGCGCCGAGGCACATCCCCCAGATCGAGGTTGCGTTCGATATCGACGCCAACGGCATCCTGAACGTCTCCGCGACGGACAAGGCGACGGGGAAGACGGAGAAGCTCACGATCATGGCCCCGCAGCGGATGGACCAATCCAAGATCGACCAGGCCATCCGGGATGCCCAGTCCCACGCGGAGGAGGACCGGCGCCGACGCGAGCTCATCGAGGCGCGCAACCACGGCGAGTCCCTGATCTACGAGATGGAGAAGCTCCTCAAGGAGCAGGCCGCGAACGTCTCCGAGGCGTCGAAGAAGGACGTCCAGGAGAAGGTCGAGGCGCTCCGGAAGGTCCTCCCGTCCGAGGACATCTCCCAGCTGCGGCGCGCGATCGACGACCTGAACGCGGCCGCCCAAAAGATGGGCGCCGAGATGTACCAGAAGGGCGGGGCCGCCGCGGCGCCTCCGCCCACCGGCGGGCCCGAGGGATCGGGCGATTCGGGCGACCCCGGGGTCGTGGACGCGAACTTCGAGGACGTGGACAAGAAGTGA